A window of Mesotoga infera contains these coding sequences:
- the galK gene encoding galactokinase, translated as MKRYFVAPGRINVIGEHTDYNEGFVLPVAIDKYVLLSVEKTDGSRITLSSMGRESVSFDESRIEKTGDWSDYLKGVLWVLKDQLGIGFGGMNIEIHSNLPEGAGLSSSAAVEVAMIVALNSSFNLKLDETKLYTYAQRAENEFVGVKCGIMDQFAAVMGKKDKAIFLDTLEMRYEYVPLELGDYTFLVFDSKVHHSLLRGGYNKRREEARKALEILGKSSYRDVSMVDLFPNRSRLGELYYRRALHVVSENMRVLESVKIMSNSNFENLGRLLIQSHESLALDYEVSCDETDFIVNTLREMKGVSGARMIGAGFGGSVLALCEKEEEKKIVEVIKTRYKERFGIDLDSYEVRTSDGAKEVDSSFSL; from the coding sequence TTGAAGAGGTACTTTGTTGCACCCGGTAGGATTAACGTTATAGGTGAGCACACCGATTACAATGAGGGATTTGTTTTACCAGTTGCGATTGACAAATACGTCCTTCTATCTGTCGAGAAGACAGATGGTAGCAGAATAACGCTGAGCTCGATGGGAAGGGAATCAGTCTCATTTGATGAATCAAGAATCGAAAAGACCGGTGACTGGAGCGATTATCTGAAGGGTGTCTTGTGGGTTCTTAAAGATCAACTCGGCATAGGGTTCGGTGGCATGAACATTGAGATTCACTCCAATCTTCCAGAAGGAGCGGGCCTTTCAAGTTCGGCCGCAGTTGAAGTAGCCATGATTGTGGCGCTGAACTCGTCTTTCAATTTGAAGCTCGATGAGACAAAGCTCTATACTTATGCTCAAAGGGCAGAAAATGAATTTGTCGGAGTCAAATGCGGAATTATGGATCAGTTTGCGGCTGTAATGGGCAAGAAGGACAAGGCCATCTTTCTTGATACTCTTGAGATGCGCTACGAATATGTGCCTCTAGAACTCGGTGACTACACATTTCTTGTGTTTGATTCCAAAGTGCATCATTCCCTTCTTAGAGGAGGTTATAACAAGAGAAGAGAAGAAGCAAGAAAGGCTCTTGAAATCCTTGGAAAGAGCAGCTATCGCGATGTCTCTATGGTAGATCTCTTTCCGAATAGAAGCAGATTGGGTGAGTTATATTACCGGCGTGCGTTGCACGTGGTTTCAGAGAACATGAGGGTACTGGAGTCAGTAAAAATCATGTCCAATTCAAATTTCGAGAACCTCGGCAGGCTTCTAATTCAGTCTCATGAGTCCCTCGCTCTCGACTACGAAGTGAGCTGTGACGAAACCGATTTTATTGTCAATACTCTAAGGGAGATGAAGGGAGTCTCTGGTGCGAGAATGATAGGGGCCGGATTCGGTGGGTCGGTACTTGCCCTGTGCGAAAAAGAAGAAGAGAAGAAGATTGTTGAAGTGATTAAGACAAGATATAAAGAGAGATTCGGGATAGATTTGGACTCATACGAAGTGAGAACATCAGATGGGGCAAAAGAAGTTGATTCCTCTTTCAGCCTGTAG
- a CDS encoding glutaredoxin family protein encodes MNAKVIVYSTPSCPWCKRAKDYFKTNGIPFKDYDVSKDRAKAEEMVKKSGQMGVPVITIGSQVIVGFDKSKIDNLLGIH; translated from the coding sequence ATGAACGCAAAGGTTATTGTTTATTCTACCCCATCCTGTCCCTGGTGCAAGAGAGCGAAAGATTACTTCAAGACTAATGGGATCCCTTTCAAAGACTACGACGTGAGTAAAGATAGAGCCAAGGCAGAGGAAATGGTAAAGAAGAGCGGACAGATGGGTGTCCCGGTCATAACGATAGGCAGTCAGGTCATTGTTGGATTTGACAAGAGCAAGATAGACAATCTTCTGGGAATTCATTAG